From Anopheles funestus chromosome 3RL, idAnoFuneDA-416_04, whole genome shotgun sequence, a single genomic window includes:
- the LOC125771937 gene encoding probable multidrug resistance-associated protein lethal(2)03659 has translation MEAQKRKDRDPCPRQKANFLSYIIFAWTIPIFFKGYKKELNTDDLYQPLREHKSDGLGNRLCEAWENEQKQARLRNRKPKLLRAGFRVFGWEITLLGLVLLTLEMLFKVTQPFFLGKLVAYYSRQSGDLTEAYLYAGAVVLCSAINVLFIHPYMLSQLHLGMKLRVAACSMIYRKSLRLSKTALGDTTAGQVVNLLSNDVGRLDLAVLFVHYLWIGPLETLVVTYLMYREIGYSAVYGVLFLLLFIPLQAYLGKKTSELRLRTALRTDERVRLMNEIIQGIQVIKMYTWEKPFAALVAMARKKEIKVIRYVSYIRGILLSFIMFTTRVSIFLSLVAYALAGQVVTAEKAFAITAYYNILRTTMTIFFPQGIGQFAEALVSVRRIQKFMQYEEIEAAEGVSMVAVDGKDVSSSSSDLEEKPDANPLALPNSKLIRHSESDGLKEAALSNHLSDAGVIVEKAVARWDSKATEYTLDGVDLHVQPGTLVAVIGPVGAGKSSLIHAILGELPLESGSIKVNGDVSYASQEPWLFSGTVRQNILFGLPMERERYKQVVKTCALERDFHLFSDGDKTIVGERGVSLSGGQKARISLARAVYRRAEVYLLDDPLSAVDSHVGRHLFDHCMRDYLRGKIVILVTHQLQYLQNADQIVVMMHGRVEAVGTYDKLRESGQDFAQLLAAPSGKEDDSTDTESIKRSGSLYKRQNSESSMDSAVADGDGPETKAMEERQKEGSIGYDVYRAYFRASGGNVVVLLILFMFLLSQLSASGGDYFLTYWVNKAEEKAPAVNEESRATFSALSNATAIDNADGSDFNGTTTYEPPTTPAATVGGIAMFFTAIRQMFATGDEDEDRYIDIYIFTALTVATVVITLTRSMFFFRTAMKASRKLHDAMFNGITRASMYFFNTNPSGRILNRFSKDMGQIDEYLPSVTVDVIQIFLSLIGIVVVVAIVNPYNLIPTVVIGIIFYFMRAFYLLTSRNIKRVEAITRSPIYSHLSASLSGLSTIRAFGAEKVLVHEFDSHQDLHSSAFYLFISTSRAFGFYLDVFCVIYIAIVTLTFFIRGDSGGNVGLAITQALGMTGMVQWGMRQSAELENTMTSVERVVEYDNVDPEPALEAPADKKPPKEWPQEGRIRFEKVTLRYSPDSDSDLVLRDLEFEIEPREKIGIVGRTGAGKSSLINALFRLSYNGGSILIDARDTNQMGLHDLRAKLSIIPQEPVLFSGTLRYNLDPFDEYPDEKLWRALKEVKLEEAVNELPSGLSSKINEGGSNFSVGQRQLVCLARAILRENKILVMDEATANVDPQTDKLIQQTIREKFNDCTVLTIAHRLNTVMDSDKVLVMDAGRCVEFGTPYELLTTEGGPKVFYGMVKQTGKSTFNTLLKIAEESHNQKLQPI, from the exons ATGGAGGCACAGAAGCGAAAAGATCGGGATCCCTGCCCGAGACAGAAGGCTAACTTTCTCTCGTACATCATATTTGCCTGGACGATACCGATCTTCTTCAAGGGCTACAAGAAGGAACTGAACACGGACGATCTCTATCAACCGTTGCGCGAGCATAAATCCGACGGGCTCGGTAACCGGTTGTGTGAGGCATGggaaaacgaacaaaagcaGGCCCGGTTGCGAAACAGAAAACCGAAACTGTTGCGCGCAGGATTCCGCGTGTTTGGCTGGGAAATTACATTGTTGGGCTTGGTGCTGTTAACACTGGAGATGCTGTTCAA AGTAACGCAACCTTTCTTCCTGGGCAAACTGGTCGCGTACTATTCCCGCCAGTCCGGTGATCTTACGGAAGCGTATCTGTATGCCGGTGCGGTTGTACTGTGCAGTGCGATTAATGTCCTGTTTATTCATCCGTACATGCTGTCCCAGTTGCACCTCGGTATGAAGCTGCGTGTGGCGGCTTGCAGTATGATTTACCGGAAGTCGCTTCGGTTAAGTAAGACGGCACTCGGTGACACGACGGCCGGGCAGGTTGTGAATCTGCTTTCGAACGATGTGGGTCGGTTAGATTTGGCCGTACTGTTTGTGCACTATCTGTGGATTGGACCACTGGAAACGCTGGTTGTAACGTACCTGATGTATCGCGAGATTGGCTATTCGGCCGTGTACGGTGTGCtgtttttgttactatttaTACCGCTGCAGGCGTATCTGGGTAAGAAGACGTCGGAACTTCGACTGCGTACGGCACTGCGCACGGACGAACGTGTGCGGTTGATGAACGAGATCATTCAGGGTATACAGGTGATCAAGATGTACACGTGGGAGAAACCATTCGCCGCGTTGGTAGCGATGGCAAGAAA GAAGGAGATTAAAGTGATCCGCTACGTCTCATACATCCGTGGTATATTGCTATCCTTCATCATGTTTACGACACGCGTGTCGATCTTTCTGAGTCTCGTTGCTTATGCGCTTGCGGGCCAAGTTGTGACGGCGGAGAAAGCGTTCGCCATCACGGCGTATTACAACATTCTCCGAACAACGATGACCATCTTCTTCCCGCAAGGTATCGGCCAGTTTGCGGAAGCGCTCGTGTCGGTACGGCGTATTCAGAAATTCATGCAGTACGAAGAAATCGAAGCGGCGGAAGGCGTTTCAATGGTGGCAGTCGATGGAAAGGATGTATCGTCTTCATCGTCCGATTTGGAGGAGAAACCCGATGCGAACCCGCTAGCATTGCCAAACAGCAAATTGATCCGTCACTCGGAATCGGACGGTTTGAAGGAAGCTGCATTAAGCAACCATCTGTCCGATGCTGGTGTGATTGTGGAGAAAGCGGTAGCACGCTGGGATTCGAAAGCGACCGAGTACACACTGGATGGGGTGGATTTGCACGTACAGCCGGGCACACTGGTGGCCGTCATTGGCCCGGTCGGTGCGGGTAAATCCAGTTTGATTCATGCGATTCTTGGCGAGCTGCCGCTAGAATCCGGTAGCATCAAGGTGAACGGAGATGTATCGTACGCATCACAGGAACCGTGGCTTTTCTCCGGTACGGTGCGTCAAAACATTCTGTTCGGTttaccgatggaacgggaacGCTACAAACAGGTAGTGAAGACGTGTGCGCTCGAGCGTGACTTTCATCTATTTTCGGACGGCGATAAAACGATCGTTGGCGAGCGGGGTGTGTCACTGTCCGGTGGGCAGAAGGCACGCATCAGTCTCGCCCGTGCCGTTTACCGGCGGGCGGAAGTTTACCTGCTCGACGATCCACTGAGCGCGGTTGATTCGCACGTTGGCCGGCATCTGTTTGACCACTGCATGCGCGACTATCTGCGGGGCAAGATCGTGATATTGGTAACGCACCAGCTGCAGTACCTGCAGAACGCGGACCAGATTGTCGTGATGATGCACGGCCGGGTGGAAGCAGTCGGGACGTACGATAAACTGCGCGAAAGTGGGCAGGACTTTGCTCAGCTATTAGCGGCACCATCGGGCAAGGAGGACGACAGTACCGATACGGAATCGATTAAGCGATCCGGTAGTCTGTACAAGCGACAGAACAGTGAATCCAGCATGGATTCGGCAGTGGCCGATGGTGATGGACCGGAAACGAAAGCGATGGAGGAACGGCAAAAGGAAGGCTCGATCGGATATGATGTGTACCGGGCGTACTTTAGAGCGAGTGGCGGTAACGTTGTGGTGCTGTTGATTCTCTTTATGTTTTTGCTGTCCCAGCTAAGCGCTTCCGGTGGTGATTATTTTCTTACCTATTGGGTGAACAAAGCAGAGGAAAAGGCACCAGCCGTTAATGAGGAAAGTCGTGCAACGTTTAGCGCATTGAGCAACGCGACAGCTATTGATAATGCCGATGGCAGTGACTTCAATGGTACGACCACATACGAACCGCCCacaacaccagcagcaacagtgggcGGTATAGCCATGTTCTTTACCGCAATCCGGCAAATGTTTGCAACGGGCGATGAGGATGAGGATCGGTATATTGACATCTACATCTTCACTGCGCTAACGGTTGCCACGGTTGTGATAACGCTCACCAGAAGCATGTTTTTCTTCCGG ACGGCAATGAAAGCTTCCCGCAAACTGCACGACGCCATGTTTAATGGTATCACGCGTGCCTCGATGTACTTCTTCAACACGAATCCGTCCGGCCGTATTCTGAACCGATTCTCGAAGGATATGGGCCAAATTGATGAGTACCTGCCGAGTGTGACGGTGGACGTGATACAGATTTTCCTTTCACTGATCGGTATCGTGGTTGTGGTGGCGATCGTCAACCCCTACAATCTGATCCCGACAGTTGTAATTGGCATTATATTTTACTTCATGCGTGCCTTCTATCTACTCACATCACGCAACATTAAGCGCGTTGAAGCAATCA CACGATCACCGATTTACTCTCACCTATCGGCATCACTTTCTGGTCTATCTACGATCCGTGCCTTCGGTGCAGAAAAGGTACTCGTGCACGAGTTTGACTCTCATCAGGATCTGCACAGTTCCGCGTTCTATCTGTTCATATCGACGTCGCGCGCTTTCGGCTTCTATCTGGACGTGTTCTGTGTGATCTACATTGCGATCGTTACGCTAACGTTCTTCATACGTGGTGATAGTGGTGGTAACGTTGGTTTAGCTATTACGCAAGCGCTCGGTATGACCGGTATGGTACAGTGGGGAATGCGCCAATCAGCTGAGCTCGAAAACACGATGACATCCGTCGAACGGGTGGTAGAGTACGATAACGTTGATCCTGAACCGGCGCTTGAAGCACCTGCCGATAAGAAACCACCGAAAGAGTGGCCCCAGGAGGGACGGATCCGTTTCGAGAAGGTAACACTGCGCTACAGTCCCGATTCGGATAGTGATCTGGTGCTGCGTGATTTGGAATTTGAAATTGAACCTCGCGAAAAGATTGGCATCGTTGGGCGAACGGGTGCGGGCAAATCATCGCTAATCAATGCACTGTTCCGGCTGTCGTACAATGGTGGTTCGATATTGATCGATGCGCGCGACACGAACCAAATGGGTTTGCACGATTTGCGTGCGAAGCTTTCGATCATCCCACAGGAACCGGTGCTGTTCTCGGGCACGCTGCGCTACAACCTCGACCCGTTCGATGAGTACCCGGACGAGAAGCTGTGGCGTGCACTGAAGGAGGTAAAGCTGGAGGAGGCAGTAAACGAGCTACCGTCCGGTTTGTCGTCGAAGATTAACGAGGGTGGTAGTAACTTTAGTGTCGGCCAACGGCAACTTGTCTGCCTGGCACGGGCAATTCTGCGCGAGAACAAAATTCTGGTCATGGACGAAGCGACGGCAAACGTTGATCCGCAAACGGACAAGCTGATCCAGCAGACGATTCGGGAGAAATTTAACGACTGTACAGTATTGACGATAGCTCACCGTTTGAACACCGTGATGGACTCCGACAAG GTGCTTGTAATGGACGCAGGCCGTTGCGTTGAGTTTGGAACGCCGTACGAGCTGTTAACCACCGAAGGAGGCCCCAAAGTGTTCTACGGAATGGTGAAACAGACGGGCAAGAGCACCTTTAACACACTGCTTAAGATCGCTGAGGAG TCTCACAATCAAAAGCTACAACCGATATAG